The Candidatus Eremiobacteraceae bacterium nucleotide sequence GAGGCCGTGCGACGTTTCGTGTTCGACACGCTGCGCGCGTACGGCGTCGAGCCCGAACCGCACGATCACGACAAGGATGTGATGACGTTCGGCCAAGACCCCGAGCCGATCGACGCGTTCGTCGCAGATGTCGACGGCGTCGCGGTCGGCTGCGTCATGGTGGCGCCCCGCGCGGGCCCCGTCGGTTGGCTTTCGAAGTTCTTCGTCGATCGAGCCTTTCGCGGCCGCGGCATCGGTCGTGCGCTCCTCGAACGGGCGGTCGCCGCCGCGCACGAACGCGGGTACAAGCGGCTTGCGCTCGATACGCGCACGTATTTCAAGGAAGCGATCCATCTGTACGAGACGACCGGCTGGCGGCTGTCGCCGGGTGAATCGCATCCGCCCTGCGACGCGTACTACTACCTCGATCTCTAGCCCGTGCGGGCTCTATCGGACGCCCCGTGAAGGGCGAGCCGCTCGCTGTGCGCGAACCCCGCGCCTCTATGGATAAGCCCCCCAAATTGTGGCGCTTGCTGGTGATGCTCGCCGCGGTCGTCGCGGTGATCGTCTATCTCAAGTATTTCTTGCCCGCTCAGTTGGCGAAATGACGTCGCGACCGATCGACCTCGGGATCTTCAAGAGCTACGACATCCGAGGGACCTACCCCGACGAGCTCGACGAGCGGGTCGCCGAGATGATCGGGCGCGCCTTCGTCGATCACGTCGGGCCGTCGACCGTCGCCGTCGGGCGCGACATGCGCGAGTCGTCGAAGCCGCTCTTCGATGCGTTCGCGCGCGGCGTGATGATGCAAGGCGCCGACATCGTCGACCTCGGCCTGACGAGCACGGACGAGCTGTATTTCGCCGTCGGCAAATTCGGATATCCGGGCGGCGCGATGATCACCGCATCGCACAATCCGAAGCAATACAACGGCTTCAAGCTGTGTCGAGAAGGCGCGATCGCGCTGTCTGCGGAGACCGGCGTTTTCGCGATCCGCGATATCGTCGCACACGGGGCATTCAAGTCGGCCGGGCGGCACGGAACGATGACGTCGCGCGACGTGTTGCCCGATTTCGTCGAACACTGCTTGTCGTTCATCGACCTCGACACGATCCGGCCGCTGCGCATCGCGATCGATTGCGGCAACGGCATGGGCGGCCTCATCGTGCCTGCGATCTTCAAGCGGCTGCCGGTCGAGGTCATCCCGCTGTATTTCGAGCTCGACGGTTCGTTCCCGAATCACCCGGCGAGCCCGATCGAGCCTGAGAACATGGCGGATTTGCAACGTGCGGTTCGCGAGAGCAAAGCGGACCTCGGCGCGGCGTTCGACGGCGACGCCGATCGCGTCTTCATAACCGACGAGCATGGCGAACTCGTCGGCGGCGATATGGTGACCGCGCTCGTCGCGGATATGCTCTTGCGCAGCCACCCGGGCGCGACCATCCTGTACAATCTCATCTGCTCGCGCGGCGTACCGGAGCTCATCAGCAAACGCGGGGGCGTCGGCGTGCGCACGCGCGTCGGGCA carries:
- a CDS encoding GNAT family N-acetyltransferase, with the translated sequence MNSASAKAVIRRATPSDGEAVRRFVFDTLRAYGVEPEPHDHDKDVMTFGQDPEPIDAFVADVDGVAVGCVMVAPRAGPVGWLSKFFVDRAFRGRGIGRALLERAVAAAHERGYKRLALDTRTYFKEAIHLYETTGWRLSPGESHPPCDAYYYLDL